The proteins below come from a single Desulfovibrio sp. genomic window:
- the nusB gene encoding transcription antitermination factor NusB — protein MAKAKSATRRGERELAFQVLYGLSFTPARDIDDLRRIFRISPDYIARWEGQDPPSHPSGFAWELVAGVWSKSDELDAAITNFSRNWRVDRMGRVELTLLRLAVFEIMYRSDVPPKVAINEALELSRQFGEGNAKSFINGILDAVAKALETGGISRPAADPSTISE, from the coding sequence ATGGCAAAAGCCAAATCAGCCACACGCCGCGGCGAACGCGAACTGGCCTTTCAGGTTCTGTACGGCCTTTCCTTCACCCCGGCCCGTGATATTGACGATCTGCGGCGCATCTTTCGCATTTCTCCCGACTACATTGCCCGCTGGGAAGGTCAGGATCCGCCCAGCCATCCCTCTGGCTTTGCCTGGGAACTGGTGGCAGGCGTGTGGAGCAAGAGCGACGAGCTGGACGCAGCCATCACCAATTTTTCCCGCAACTGGCGCGTTGACCGCATGGGTCGTGTGGAATTGACCCTGCTGCGCCTTGCCGTTTTTGAAATCATGTACCGCAGTGATGTGCCGCCCAAGGTTGCCATCAACGAGGCGCTGGAACTCAGCCGCCAGTTTGGCGAAGGCAACGCCAAGAGCTTTATCAACGGCATTCTTGATGCCGTGGCAAAGGCTCTGGAAACCGGCGGAATCTCCCGGCCCGCTGCCGATCCTTCAACCATATCCGAGTAA
- the ribE gene encoding 6,7-dimethyl-8-ribityllumazine synthase, with translation MSTVTTIAGQLDAKGLKIAIVATRFNDFIVDRLVGGAQDYLERHGLDTANITIVRIPGAFEMPLVCQKLVNSGKYDGVLALGAVIRGGTPHFDYVCAEASKGIAQAMMHSGVPIGFGLLTCDTIEQAIERAGSKGGNKGVEAAAAMLETIRVMEQL, from the coding sequence ATGAGCACTGTTACCACCATCGCCGGACAGTTGGACGCCAAGGGCCTCAAGATCGCCATTGTGGCCACCCGTTTCAACGATTTTATCGTAGACCGCCTTGTGGGCGGCGCGCAGGATTATCTGGAACGTCACGGCCTTGATACCGCCAACATCACCATCGTGCGCATTCCCGGCGCATTTGAAATGCCGCTGGTCTGCCAGAAACTGGTCAATTCCGGCAAGTATGACGGCGTGTTGGCGCTTGGCGCGGTTATTCGCGGCGGCACCCCCCACTTTGACTACGTGTGCGCCGAGGCCAGCAAGGGCATTGCCCAGGCCATGATGCACTCCGGCGTCCCCATCGGCTTTGGCCTGCTGACCTGCGACACCATTGAACAGGCCATCGAACGAGCCGGTTCCAAGGGCGGCAACAAGGGCGTGGAAGCAGCGGCAGCCATGCTGGAAACCATCCGCGTTATGGAGCAGTTGTAA
- a CDS encoding riboflavin synthase produces MFTGIIQGQGEVLALRDSGTERRFTLRPLFSLPSIVDGESIAVNGACLSVETHGEGVFTAYASTETLSRTTLGRLKTGDSVNMERALALGDRLGGHLVSGHVDCLATVRSVTGAGQSLCCRLAFPKEYGVEVIAKGSVALDGISLTINDCGPDFLEVNIIPDTQKRTTMRNWRPGTLVNMETDLIGKYVRSLLGAWAPGGKSAVEQTAAAQTSGLSREMLLRNGFI; encoded by the coding sequence ATGTTCACCGGCATTATCCAGGGTCAGGGCGAGGTTCTCGCCCTGCGCGACTCCGGCACGGAACGCAGGTTCACCCTGCGCCCCCTGTTCAGTCTGCCCTCCATAGTCGATGGCGAATCCATTGCCGTCAACGGCGCATGCCTTTCGGTGGAAACCCACGGCGAAGGCGTGTTCACAGCCTACGCCTCCACAGAGACCCTCTCTCGTACCACGCTGGGCAGACTCAAGACCGGCGACAGCGTGAACATGGAGCGGGCGCTGGCCCTGGGCGACCGGCTTGGCGGGCACCTGGTGAGCGGGCATGTGGACTGCCTTGCCACGGTGCGCAGCGTAACGGGCGCGGGCCAGTCCCTGTGCTGTCGGCTTGCCTTTCCCAAGGAATATGGGGTGGAGGTCATTGCCAAGGGTTCCGTGGCCCTTGACGGCATCAGTCTTACCATCAATGATTGCGGGCCTGATTTTCTTGAGGTCAACATCATTCCTGATACGCAAAAGCGCACCACCATGCGCAACTGGCGGCCGGGAACGCTGGTGAATATGGAAACCGACCTCATCGGCAAATATGTGCGCAGCCTTTTGGGGGCCTGGGCTCCCGGCGGCAAGAGCGCGGTAGAGCAAACTGCCGCCGCGCAGACCAGCGGGTTGAGCCGCGAGATGCTCTTGCGCAACGGCTTTATCTGA
- the ribD gene encoding bifunctional diaminohydroxyphosphoribosylaminopyrimidine deaminase/5-amino-6-(5-phosphoribosylamino)uracil reductase RibD, whose protein sequence is MSELDFVPFMREAIDLAEKGRWHACPNPTVGAVLVRDGQIVARGWHHAAGEDHAEVDCIKDAASRGINPAECTLVVTLEPCCHQGKTPPCTEAIKAAGIKKVVVGLADINPVACGGACQLRESGVEVIEGVCEQECRDLVADFLIWQQHKRPYVMLKMAATLDGRIATRKGQSKWISCDKSREEVQELRAGIGLCGGAILVGGGTFRTDNPQLTVRGENAGPQPLACVLTSRLPQPDADFHLLKDRPEQTVFMVSPAAAASTTAKALRDIGVRVLALGPGMHGGPDFPNLLRAVWEELHCPYMLCEGGGHLALSLLEAGLVDDFRLHLAPMILGDEDALPLFSGRAPLSLEDALRMRVSNTHLCGEDIHIHLRPLDAAKA, encoded by the coding sequence ATGTCTGAACTGGATTTTGTTCCCTTTATGCGTGAAGCCATTGACCTTGCAGAAAAAGGTCGGTGGCATGCCTGCCCCAACCCTACGGTGGGGGCTGTGCTGGTGCGCGATGGGCAGATTGTGGCTCGGGGCTGGCACCACGCAGCCGGAGAGGATCATGCAGAAGTGGACTGCATCAAGGATGCTGCCTCGCGCGGCATAAATCCAGCGGAGTGCACCCTGGTTGTCACGCTTGAACCGTGCTGCCATCAGGGCAAAACGCCACCCTGCACCGAAGCCATCAAGGCTGCGGGCATCAAAAAGGTGGTCGTGGGTCTTGCGGACATCAATCCAGTTGCCTGCGGCGGTGCCTGCCAACTGCGCGAAAGCGGCGTTGAAGTTATTGAAGGCGTCTGCGAGCAGGAATGCCGCGACCTTGTGGCCGATTTTCTGATCTGGCAGCAGCACAAGCGCCCCTACGTCATGCTGAAAATGGCCGCTACCCTTGACGGCCGCATCGCCACCCGCAAGGGCCAGTCCAAATGGATAAGCTGCGATAAATCCAGAGAAGAAGTGCAGGAACTGCGCGCGGGCATCGGCCTGTGCGGCGGCGCTATTCTCGTGGGCGGCGGCACCTTTCGCACCGACAACCCCCAGCTTACAGTGCGGGGAGAAAATGCCGGGCCGCAGCCTCTGGCCTGTGTGCTTACCTCACGCCTGCCCCAGCCCGATGCAGATTTTCACCTGCTGAAAGACCGCCCGGAACAGACAGTTTTTATGGTTTCGCCCGCAGCGGCGGCCTCCACCACGGCCAAGGCCCTGCGCGACATCGGCGTGCGGGTTCTGGCGCTTGGCCCAGGCATGCACGGCGGGCCGGACTTTCCCAATCTGCTGCGCGCAGTGTGGGAAGAACTGCACTGCCCCTACATGCTTTGCGAAGGCGGCGGGCATCTAGCCCTGAGCCTGCTGGAAGCGGGCCTTGTGGACGACTTCCGCCTGCACCTCGCGCCCATGATTTTGGGTGACGAAGACGCCCTGCCGCTCTTTTCCGGCCGCGCGCCCCTGAGCCTGGAAGACGCCCTGCGCATGCGCGTGAGCAATACGCACCTGTGCGGCGAAGACATACACATTCATCTGCGGCCTCTTGATGCCGCCAAGGCGTAG
- a CDS encoding cytidine/deoxycytidylate deaminase family protein, whose translation MQRMPWPEYFMNITYLVSGRSTCTRRKVGAVAVKDKRILATGYNGAPAGVPHCLEVGCLRTQLGIPSGQRHEICRGLHAEQNVIIQAAVHGINISGAEIYCTTHPCVLCSKMLINCGIRHIYYAEYYPDELAEQMLKEAGVIMEKLDFAPPVISAQAGVDYHV comes from the coding sequence ATGCAGCGAATGCCGTGGCCGGAATATTTTATGAACATCACGTACCTGGTGAGCGGGCGTTCTACGTGTACGCGGCGCAAGGTGGGTGCTGTGGCGGTTAAGGACAAGCGCATTTTAGCCACGGGGTACAACGGGGCCCCGGCGGGGGTTCCGCACTGTCTTGAGGTGGGGTGTCTGCGCACGCAACTGGGCATTCCTTCGGGGCAGAGGCACGAGATATGCCGGGGGCTGCATGCGGAGCAGAATGTCATTATTCAGGCTGCTGTGCATGGCATCAATATCAGTGGCGCAGAGATTTATTGCACGACGCACCCTTGCGTGCTGTGCAGCAAGATGTTGATAAATTGCGGCATACGTCACATTTATTATGCGGAATATTACCCTGACGAGCTTGCGGAGCAGATGCTCAAGGAAGCCGGGGTCATTATGGAAAAGCTGGATTTTGCACCGCCTGTAATCAGCGCCCAAGCCGGAGTAGACTACCATGTCTGA
- the glyA gene encoding serine hydroxymethyltransferase: MDEILLQDPELARAITLESDRQMSKLELIASENFVSRAVREAQGSVLTHKYAEGYPGKRYYGGCEYVDIAETLAQDRAKQLFNCEYVNVQPHSGSQANMAAYLAFLKPGDTILGMNLSHGGHLTHGSPVNFSGRLFNIVSYGVQRETGRIDYDEVAALAREHKPNAIVAGASAYPRAIDFARFREIADEVGAKLVVDMAHIAGLVAAGLHQSPLSYAHITTTTTHKTLRGPRGGMILSTEDMGKTLNSQIFPGIQGGPLMHVIAAKAVAFGEALRPAFKTYQQRVVTNAAVLAKFLMDAGYDLVSGGTDNHLMLVDLTNKDVTGKDAEHALDQAGITVNKNTVPFETRSPFVTSGVRLGTAALTTRGMKEDDMRTVGAFIVEAIEKREDAAALEKISKNVEEFARQFPLFAW; this comes from the coding sequence ATGGACGAAATCCTGCTGCAAGACCCGGAACTGGCGCGAGCCATCACGCTTGAATCCGACCGTCAGATGAGCAAACTTGAGCTCATCGCTTCTGAAAACTTTGTTTCCCGCGCCGTGCGCGAAGCGCAAGGCAGCGTACTTACCCACAAGTACGCCGAAGGCTATCCCGGCAAGCGCTACTACGGCGGCTGCGAATATGTGGATATAGCCGAAACCCTGGCTCAGGACCGCGCCAAGCAACTTTTCAACTGCGAATACGTGAACGTGCAGCCGCACTCCGGTTCGCAGGCCAACATGGCCGCTTACCTCGCCTTTCTGAAGCCTGGCGATACCATTCTGGGCATGAATCTTTCGCACGGCGGCCATCTTACCCATGGCAGCCCGGTGAACTTTTCTGGCCGCCTGTTCAACATTGTTTCTTACGGCGTGCAACGCGAGACGGGCCGCATAGACTATGATGAAGTCGCCGCCTTGGCCCGCGAGCACAAGCCCAACGCCATTGTTGCCGGCGCAAGCGCCTACCCCCGCGCCATCGACTTTGCCCGCTTCCGCGAAATCGCTGACGAAGTCGGCGCCAAGCTGGTGGTGGATATGGCGCATATTGCTGGCCTTGTGGCCGCCGGTCTGCACCAGAGCCCGCTTTCGTACGCCCACATCACTACCACGACCACGCACAAAACCCTGCGCGGCCCCCGCGGCGGCATGATTCTTTCTACCGAAGACATGGGAAAAACCCTGAACAGCCAGATTTTCCCCGGCATTCAGGGCGGCCCTCTCATGCACGTCATTGCGGCCAAGGCCGTGGCCTTTGGCGAAGCCCTGCGCCCCGCCTTCAAAACGTACCAGCAACGCGTAGTGACCAATGCCGCCGTGCTTGCCAAGTTTCTTATGGACGCCGGGTACGACCTTGTCTCCGGCGGTACGGACAACCACCTGATGCTGGTTGACCTGACCAACAAGGATGTCACGGGCAAGGATGCGGAACACGCTCTTGATCAGGCGGGCATCACCGTCAACAAGAACACCGTGCCCTTTGAAACCCGTTCGCCCTTTGTGACCTCGGGCGTGCGCCTTGGCACTGCTGCCCTGACCACGCGCGGCATGAAGGAAGACGACATGCGCACCGTGGGCGCGTTCATCGTAGAGGCTATTGAAAAACGCGAGGACGCCGCCGCTCTTGAAAAGATCAGCAAGAACGTTGAAGAATTTGCGCGACAGTTCCCGCTATTCGCCTGGTAA
- the fabF gene encoding beta-ketoacyl-ACP synthase II yields MTRPRVVITGIGGVTPLANDIESTWKKLLAGESGIAPITLFDASAYDSRIAGEVKNFVAEDYMPMKQARRMDRFTQFAVASAKMLLEDSKYEITDANAYDTGVILGIGLGGLHTIETYHAKLLESGPHKISPFMIPMLISNMGPGQISIFTGAKGSNIVTTTACASAIHALGTAYSEMVLGRATAVISGGVEATVTPLGVAGFTALKALSTQFNDEPSRASRPFDANRDGFVIGEGAGLLLLETLESAQARGAKIYAEMVGYGASGDAYHMTAPRDDGEGMARAMQNALREAGIDASAIGHINAHATSTMLNDSTETKAIKTVFGAHAKKVKISATKSMTGHLLGAAGGIESVFTALALHDEMLPGTINLDNPDPACDLDYMADGSKHIACEYAMCNSFGFGGTNASVIFKKWQQ; encoded by the coding sequence ATGACCCGTCCCCGCGTAGTAATCACCGGCATAGGCGGCGTTACGCCCCTCGCCAATGATATTGAGAGCACCTGGAAAAAACTGCTCGCAGGCGAGTCGGGCATCGCGCCCATCACGCTTTTTGACGCCTCCGCCTACGATTCCCGCATTGCCGGTGAAGTAAAAAACTTTGTCGCCGAAGACTATATGCCCATGAAGCAGGCTCGGCGCATGGATCGCTTCACCCAGTTTGCAGTGGCCTCTGCCAAGATGCTGCTTGAAGACTCCAAGTACGAAATCACCGATGCCAACGCCTACGATACGGGCGTGATCCTCGGTATCGGCCTGGGCGGTCTGCACACCATCGAAACATACCACGCCAAGCTGCTGGAATCCGGCCCCCACAAAATTTCGCCCTTCATGATCCCCATGCTGATTTCCAACATGGGGCCGGGACAGATTTCCATCTTCACCGGCGCCAAGGGCTCGAACATCGTCACCACCACGGCCTGCGCCTCTGCCATTCACGCTCTTGGCACCGCCTACAGCGAAATGGTTCTGGGCCGCGCGACCGCAGTTATCTCTGGCGGTGTTGAAGCTACGGTTACGCCTCTTGGCGTGGCCGGGTTTACGGCTCTCAAGGCCCTTTCCACGCAGTTCAACGATGAGCCTTCCCGCGCATCCCGCCCCTTTGACGCCAATCGCGATGGTTTTGTCATCGGCGAAGGCGCAGGACTGCTGCTGCTGGAAACGCTGGAATCAGCGCAGGCGCGCGGCGCCAAAATTTATGCGGAAATGGTGGGCTACGGCGCGTCTGGCGATGCCTACCACATGACCGCCCCCCGCGACGACGGCGAAGGCATGGCCCGCGCCATGCAAAATGCCCTGCGCGAAGCTGGCATTGACGCTTCGGCCATTGGTCACATCAATGCCCACGCCACGTCCACCATGCTGAACGACAGCACGGAAACCAAGGCCATCAAGACCGTTTTTGGCGCGCATGCCAAGAAGGTCAAGATTTCGGCCACCAAATCCATGACCGGGCACCTGCTCGGCGCGGCTGGCGGCATTGAATCCGTCTTCACGGCCCTCGCCCTGCATGACGAAATGCTGCCCGGCACCATTAACCTTGATAACCCCGATCCCGCATGTGATCTCGATTACATGGCCGACGGCTCCAAGCACATCGCCTGCGAATACGCCATGTGCAACTCCTTCGGCTTTGGCGGCACCAACGCCAGCGTGATCTTCAAGAAGTGGCAACAGTAG
- the acpP gene encoding acyl carrier protein produces the protein MSDVTEKVTKIIIDQLGVTAEEVKPAASFVEDLGADSLDLTELIMAMEEEFDIEIADDDAQKILKVQDAISYIENKQ, from the coding sequence ATGTCTGACGTTACTGAAAAAGTTACAAAAATCATCATTGACCAGCTCGGCGTGACCGCTGAAGAAGTGAAGCCCGCTGCTTCCTTTGTGGAAGACCTCGGTGCCGACTCCCTTGACCTGACCGAACTGATCATGGCCATGGAAGAAGAATTCGACATCGAAATCGCCGACGACGACGCCCAGAAGATCCTGAAAGTTCAGGATGCCATCAGCTACATCGAAAACAAGCAGTAA
- the fabG gene encoding 3-oxoacyl-[acyl-carrier-protein] reductase — translation MSTAQSSPAAGLPTALVTGGSRGIGRAIAQTLARDGFQVFLTYVSKPEEAEKVAADICAAGGKAKAFALDVSNSESVADFFATQIKDKVDLAVLVNNAGITKDCVLIRMKDEDFDRVIAVNLRGAFVCTREAAKIMSKSRKGRIVNISSVVGQMGNAGQANYASAKAALLGLTKSCAKELAARQITVNAVTPGFIETDMTATLNADVRASYTDSIPLRRMGSAEDVAEAVAFLASDKAAYITGQVLGVNGGMYC, via the coding sequence ATGAGCACAGCGCAATCCTCCCCTGCAGCCGGACTGCCGACAGCCCTGGTTACCGGCGGTTCGCGCGGCATTGGTCGGGCCATTGCCCAAACCCTTGCCCGTGACGGCTTTCAGGTATTTCTCACCTACGTCAGCAAACCCGAAGAAGCGGAAAAAGTCGCAGCCGACATCTGCGCAGCTGGCGGCAAGGCCAAGGCCTTTGCCCTTGATGTCAGCAACAGCGAATCCGTGGCCGACTTTTTCGCTACCCAGATCAAAGACAAGGTTGATCTTGCGGTGCTGGTCAATAATGCCGGCATCACCAAGGACTGCGTGCTTATACGCATGAAGGACGAAGACTTCGACCGAGTTATCGCCGTCAACCTTCGCGGCGCGTTCGTCTGCACGCGCGAAGCCGCAAAAATCATGAGCAAGTCCCGCAAGGGGCGTATCGTTAATATTTCTTCCGTGGTGGGGCAGATGGGCAACGCTGGGCAGGCCAACTACGCTTCGGCCAAAGCCGCCCTGCTGGGGCTTACCAAGTCCTGCGCCAAAGAACTGGCCGCCCGCCAGATTACGGTCAACGCCGTAACGCCGGGCTTTATCGAAACGGACATGACCGCGACACTCAACGCCGACGTGCGGGCGAGCTACACAGACAGCATCCCGCTCAGACGCATGGGCAGCGCCGAGGATGTGGCAGAGGCCGTGGCTTTTCTTGCTTCGGACAAAGCGGCCTACATCACCGGGCAGGTGCTGGGAGTGAACGGTGGCATGTACTGCTAG
- a CDS encoding beta-ketoacyl-ACP synthase III, translating into MNPLCHLLALSAYVPDTVLTNSDLAKVVDTNDEWIISRTGIKQRHRLDDAENASDLGLKAARKALAEAGMDAGELTHIVGATCTPDVLSPSVACIIAGQLGAGKVMAFDISAACSGFLYGLSICRALLAQDPDAKILFVCTEALTRRVNWADRSTCVLFGDAATACIVSSASNNAMSCVEDVVCHSDGVQRDLIVVGGGTRCQYGLGEPVGEDFFITMQGRETYKHAVRNMVHVCEEVLARNGLSGADVDLLVPHQANMRIIEAVGSRLELTGDRVFTNVEKYGNTSSASIPLALSEARAQGRIRPGSRVLMTAFGAGLTWGAALLRF; encoded by the coding sequence ATGAATCCACTTTGTCATCTGCTCGCCTTGAGCGCCTATGTGCCGGATACGGTGCTGACCAATAGCGATCTCGCCAAGGTGGTGGACACCAATGACGAATGGATTATTTCCCGCACCGGCATCAAACAGCGCCACAGGCTGGACGATGCGGAAAACGCCTCGGATCTCGGCCTCAAGGCCGCCCGCAAGGCCCTTGCCGAAGCCGGAATGGACGCAGGAGAGCTCACCCACATCGTTGGCGCAACCTGCACCCCTGACGTGCTCTCGCCCTCTGTGGCCTGCATCATTGCCGGGCAGCTCGGCGCGGGCAAGGTCATGGCTTTTGATATCAGCGCGGCCTGCTCGGGCTTTCTCTACGGCCTTTCCATCTGCCGTGCCCTGCTGGCGCAGGATCCTGACGCCAAAATTCTTTTTGTCTGCACAGAGGCGCTTACCCGCCGAGTAAACTGGGCAGACCGTTCCACATGCGTGCTCTTTGGCGATGCGGCCACGGCTTGCATTGTAAGCAGCGCTTCCAACAACGCCATGTCTTGCGTTGAAGACGTGGTTTGCCACAGCGATGGCGTGCAGCGCGACCTTATTGTGGTCGGCGGTGGCACCCGTTGCCAGTACGGCCTTGGCGAACCTGTTGGTGAAGACTTTTTCATCACCATGCAGGGCCGCGAAACATACAAGCATGCCGTGCGCAACATGGTGCACGTGTGCGAGGAAGTGCTCGCGCGCAACGGCCTTTCAGGCGCAGATGTGGACCTGCTGGTGCCGCATCAGGCAAACATGCGCATCATTGAAGCTGTGGGCAGCCGCCTTGAATTGACGGGCGATCGCGTGTTCACCAATGTGGAAAAATACGGCAACACATCTTCTGCCTCCATTCCCCTGGCACTGAGCGAAGCTCGTGCCCAAGGCCGCATCCGCCCTGGCAGCCGCGTTCTTATGACGGCTTTTGGCGCTGGCCTTACCTGGGGCGCCGCATTGTTACGCTTTTAA
- the plsX gene encoding phosphate acyltransferase PlsX, translating into MNERPIIAVDAMGGDFGPSVVVPGAIEAARLYDLHVQLVGDTPKLEAELEKLDLANVHFDIVQADDVVHMNEKPSDILRRKKNASIQVACRQVKDGAADAVVSAGHSGATVACGMFIMGRLPGVERPALATLLPTEKNPVVVLDVGANVDCRPYHLFQFGLMGDAFARDLLGYASPRVSILSIGEEEGKGNSQVKEAYDLLKMAQNLNFAGNAEGRDIFIGNIDVVVCDGFVGNVVVKMSEGLATSLVRMLKKVFTSGVLPAIGGMLAKGAFKRFARTIDYAEYGGAPLLGLQGLAIVCHGRSSAKAMTNAIKMSGTFVRKGTNSRLGETILANEELTRFSRAI; encoded by the coding sequence ATGAACGAGCGCCCCATCATTGCCGTGGACGCCATGGGCGGGGACTTTGGCCCCTCTGTGGTTGTGCCGGGAGCTATAGAAGCTGCGAGGCTTTATGATCTGCATGTCCAGCTTGTGGGCGACACCCCCAAGCTGGAGGCCGAGCTCGAAAAGCTCGATCTTGCCAACGTGCATTTCGACATAGTTCAGGCCGATGATGTGGTGCATATGAACGAAAAGCCTTCGGACATTCTGCGCCGCAAGAAAAACGCGTCCATCCAGGTGGCCTGCCGTCAGGTCAAGGATGGCGCGGCGGATGCTGTTGTCAGCGCCGGGCATTCCGGCGCTACGGTGGCTTGCGGCATGTTCATCATGGGGCGTTTGCCCGGGGTGGAGCGTCCTGCTCTTGCCACCTTGCTGCCCACGGAAAAAAATCCCGTGGTCGTGCTGGATGTGGGAGCAAATGTGGATTGCCGCCCCTACCATCTGTTCCAGTTTGGCCTCATGGGCGACGCGTTTGCCCGTGACCTGCTGGGCTATGCCTCCCCGCGTGTGAGCATTCTCAGCATTGGCGAAGAAGAGGGTAAGGGCAACAGTCAGGTCAAGGAAGCCTACGACCTGCTTAAAATGGCCCAGAACCTCAACTTTGCGGGCAATGCCGAAGGGCGCGACATTTTTATTGGCAATATCGACGTGGTTGTCTGCGATGGTTTTGTCGGTAACGTTGTCGTTAAAATGAGCGAAGGGCTGGCTACCTCTCTGGTGCGTATGCTCAAGAAGGTGTTTACGTCCGGCGTTTTGCCCGCCATTGGCGGCATGCTGGCCAAGGGTGCTTTCAAGCGCTTTGCCCGCACCATTGACTATGCAGAATACGGCGGCGCCCCCTTGCTGGGTCTTCAGGGCCTGGCCATTGTCTGCCACGGGCGTTCCAGCGCCAAGGCCATGACAAACGCCATCAAAATGAGCGGAACCTTTGTGCGCAAGGGAACCAACAGTCGCCTCGGTGAAACCATTCTTGCCAACGAGGAACTCACACGTTTCTCCCGCGCTATATAA
- the rpmF gene encoding 50S ribosomal protein L32 — MAVQQNKKSRSRKGMRRSHDRVAVPAVIYCSCGEPTVPHSVCPNCGTYKGRQVIAKSENE; from the coding sequence ATGGCCGTTCAGCAAAACAAGAAATCCCGTTCCCGCAAGGGCATGCGCCGCTCCCATGATCGTGTGGCCGTGCCTGCCGTTATCTACTGCTCCTGCGGCGAACCCACCGTTCCGCACAGCGTGTGCCCCAACTGCGGTACCTACAAAGGCCGCCAGGTGATCGCCAAAAGCGAAAACGAATAA
- a CDS encoding DUF177 domain-containing protein, whose amino-acid sequence MQNYRISLNDLSPEGKEFTLDDPAIWQEPMEEFHLDCRVSKPLCARILVLPTDGGWLLRGTLEGEVVLPCSRCAEDSIVTIAARFEDFESLPGGSDDEDEEENYAPLPDMDGVTEGRIVFERNAPMLDLAAICWEEFMLALPSTPLCRNNCKGLCAGCGVNLNEGMCACTEEEGDPRMAALRGLTLHKN is encoded by the coding sequence ATGCAGAACTATCGCATTTCTCTCAATGACCTTTCCCCCGAGGGCAAGGAATTTACTCTGGACGACCCCGCCATCTGGCAGGAACCCATGGAGGAATTCCACCTTGACTGCCGCGTGAGCAAACCGCTGTGCGCGCGCATTCTGGTTTTGCCCACGGACGGCGGCTGGCTTTTGCGCGGCACGCTTGAGGGAGAAGTTGTTCTGCCTTGCAGCCGTTGCGCGGAAGATTCCATCGTGACCATTGCCGCGCGCTTTGAAGATTTTGAGAGTCTTCCCGGCGGCAGCGATGATGAAGACGAAGAAGAAAATTACGCCCCCCTGCCCGATATGGATGGCGTGACCGAAGGCCGCATCGTGTTTGAACGCAACGCCCCCATGTTGGATCTTGCCGCCATCTGCTGGGAAGAATTCATGCTGGCATTGCCCTCGACACCCCTTTGCCGCAATAACTGCAAAGGCCTGTGCGCCGGATGCGGGGTTAATCTTAATGAAGGCATGTGCGCCTGCACGGAAGAAGAAGGCGACCCCCGCATGGCGGCATTGCGCGGCCTCACTCTGCACAAAAACTAG